In a genomic window of Pseudomonas putida:
- a CDS encoding aldehyde dehydrogenase family protein: MSNETEALIAEYFATGTLAGLPRDHWIDGQWHAAAGGDAMETFDPGLGRAFAAFASGCEQDVELAVNAADRAMRGPWSKGTPAERSRILLRAAEGIRANAERLAVIETLDNGKTLSEAQSDVRSAARLFEYYAGAADKLHGETMALGPDYVSQTMLEPVGVTAHVIPWNYPFSTAARGLAPALAAGCTAVLKPAEQTPLSALLLAQILHQAGLPAGVCNVVTGTGAKVGAPLVAHPKVRHVTFTGSVQTGSAVMQAAARNITSVTLELGGKSPMVVLADCDLDATIEDALWAIYSNAGQICSAGSRLVIERSIHAEFVERLAARANQLTLGHGLKNPNIGAISSLQQLEKISGYVEDARARGIKVAAGGTRLTDPASGSGWFFAPTLLDNLRPMDRLVQEEIFGPVLAVQVADSAEHALELANGTPFGLAAGIYTRDITKALRLARDIDAGQVYINEYYAGGVETPFGGNKLSGFGREKGLEGLRSYCRVKAVTARI; this comes from the coding sequence ATGAGCAACGAAACCGAAGCACTGATCGCCGAATATTTTGCCACCGGCACCCTGGCCGGTTTGCCACGGGATCATTGGATCGACGGACAGTGGCACGCGGCTGCCGGCGGCGACGCCATGGAGACGTTCGATCCGGGATTGGGCCGCGCGTTTGCCGCGTTTGCCAGCGGTTGCGAACAGGACGTCGAACTGGCGGTGAATGCCGCCGACCGTGCCATGCGCGGTCCCTGGAGCAAGGGCACCCCCGCCGAGCGCAGTCGCATCCTGCTGCGCGCCGCCGAAGGCATCCGCGCCAACGCCGAGCGCCTGGCGGTGATCGAAACCCTGGACAACGGCAAGACCCTGAGTGAAGCCCAGTCCGACGTGCGTTCCGCCGCGCGCCTGTTCGAGTACTACGCCGGTGCGGCCGACAAGCTGCATGGCGAGACCATGGCGCTGGGGCCGGACTACGTATCCCAAACGATGCTCGAACCGGTCGGCGTCACCGCCCATGTGATTCCCTGGAACTATCCATTTTCCACGGCGGCTCGAGGCCTGGCGCCAGCGCTGGCGGCGGGGTGCACGGCGGTGCTCAAACCCGCCGAACAGACGCCGCTGAGCGCGCTGTTGCTCGCCCAGATCCTGCATCAGGCCGGGCTGCCGGCAGGGGTGTGCAACGTCGTCACCGGCACCGGGGCCAAGGTCGGCGCGCCGTTGGTGGCGCATCCCAAGGTGCGCCATGTCACTTTCACCGGCTCGGTGCAAACCGGCAGCGCGGTGATGCAGGCAGCTGCGCGCAACATCACCAGCGTCACCCTGGAACTGGGTGGCAAGTCACCGATGGTGGTGCTCGCCGATTGTGATCTGGACGCGACCATCGAAGACGCGCTGTGGGCCATCTATTCCAACGCCGGGCAAATCTGCTCGGCCGGCTCGCGGCTGGTCATCGAGCGCAGCATCCACGCCGAATTCGTCGAGCGCCTGGCGGCCCGCGCCAATCAACTGACCCTCGGCCATGGCCTGAAGAATCCGAACATTGGCGCCATCAGCTCATTGCAACAGCTGGAGAAGATCAGCGGCTATGTCGAAGATGCCAGGGCTCGCGGGATCAAGGTCGCGGCCGGCGGCACGCGGTTGACCGATCCGGCCAGCGGCTCGGGCTGGTTCTTTGCGCCGACCCTGCTCGACAACCTGCGGCCGATGGATCGCCTGGTGCAGGAAGAGATTTTCGGCCCGGTGCTGGCGGTACAAGTGGCCGACTCGGCCGAGCATGCGCTGGAGCTGGCCAACGGCACGCCGTTCGGCCTGGCGGCGGGCATCTACACCCGGGACATCACCAAGGCCCTGCGCCTGGCGCGGGATATCGATGCCGGGCAGGTGTACATCAACGAGTACTACGCCGGTGGCGTCGAAACGCCGTTTGGCGGCAACAAGTTGTCCGGCTTCGGACGGGAGAAGGGACTGGAAGGCTTGCGCAGTTATTGCCGGGTCAAGGCGGTGACCGCAAGGATTTGA
- a CDS encoding mandelate racemase/muconate lactonizing enzyme family protein codes for MRIKKLETFCDPYVGFVRVTSDTGAVGWGQLSTYNADITAQVFHRQVAPWALGADAMDIDSLITLIPEREHKFPGTYMCRAMAGLDTALWDLRGKVEGKPVVELLGGTPGKLRAYASSMRRDISADDEARRFQQLRDSYGFDAFKFRVGRECGHDVDEWPGRTEQIVPTVRKALGDDVSLLVDGNSGFSPRRAIEVGGMLQDYGIEHFEEPCPYWELEQTKQVTDALRLDVTGGEQDCDLATWRRMIDMRAVDVVQPDVLYLGGITRSMKVAKMAAQAGLPCTPHSANLSLVTLFTMHYLKAIPNAGKYLELSIEGLDYYPWQDGLFVESPYTVEDGHVTVSDAPGWGIEVSPQWLERSSYQVSEVAK; via the coding sequence ATGCGCATCAAGAAGCTTGAAACCTTTTGCGATCCTTACGTCGGGTTCGTTCGCGTCACCAGCGACACCGGGGCGGTCGGCTGGGGGCAGCTGTCCACCTACAACGCCGACATCACCGCGCAAGTGTTCCATCGCCAGGTCGCACCCTGGGCGCTGGGCGCCGATGCAATGGACATCGACAGCCTGATCACCCTGATCCCCGAGCGTGAGCACAAGTTTCCCGGCACTTATATGTGCCGGGCGATGGCCGGGCTGGATACCGCCCTGTGGGACTTGCGCGGCAAGGTCGAAGGCAAGCCGGTGGTCGAGTTGCTGGGCGGCACGCCAGGGAAATTGCGCGCCTACGCCTCGTCGATGCGCCGCGACATCAGCGCCGATGACGAAGCCCGGCGTTTCCAGCAATTGCGCGACAGCTATGGTTTTGATGCCTTCAAGTTCCGCGTCGGGCGCGAGTGCGGGCATGACGTTGACGAGTGGCCAGGACGCACCGAACAGATCGTGCCGACCGTCCGCAAAGCGTTGGGTGACGACGTGTCCTTGTTGGTGGACGGCAATTCCGGGTTCTCCCCACGCCGCGCCATCGAGGTGGGCGGGATGTTGCAGGACTACGGCATCGAGCACTTCGAGGAGCCGTGCCCGTACTGGGAGCTGGAGCAAACCAAACAGGTGACCGACGCCCTGCGCCTGGACGTGACCGGCGGCGAGCAGGACTGCGACCTGGCGACCTGGCGCCGAATGATCGACATGCGCGCCGTCGATGTGGTGCAGCCGGACGTGCTGTACCTGGGCGGCATCACCCGTTCGATGAAGGTCGCGAAAATGGCGGCGCAGGCGGGGCTGCCGTGCACCCCGCACAGCGCCAACCTGTCGTTGGTGACCCTGTTCACCATGCACTACCTCAAGGCCATTCCCAACGCCGGCAAGTACCTGGAACTGTCCATCGAAGGCCTGGATTACTACCCGTGGCAGGACGGCCTGTTCGTCGAGTCGCCGTACACCGTCGAAGACGGCCACGTGACCGTCAGCGATGCGCCGGGCTGGGGCATCGAGGTCTCGCCGCAGTGGCTGGAACGTTCCAGCTATCAGGTCAGCGAGGTGGCTAAATGA
- a CDS encoding GMC family oxidoreductase: MNFEQEARDMAVMGAFDYIIVGSGSAGSVMAERLSADRTARVLVLEAGGSDRKFFIKMPIGYGRTFFDERINWKYETEPESAIDSRRSYWPRGRVIGGSSSINAMVYCRGLPVDFDSWEKLGNTGWGWSDVLPYFQRSERRVDAQGNAAQGGPLYVSDVSAELHPLRRHFFAAAREVGLPYTEDFNGSSPEGVGSYQINTYKGMRCSAADAFLRPALQRDNLRLMTHALVHRVLFEGRRAVGVEFEQDGQVFVAHARREVILSAGAVNSPQLLQLSGVGPAALLKRHGIPVVLDNEAVGGQLQDHLGINYYYKATEPTLNNLLHPMHGKLWAGLRYVLTRKGPLSVSVNQSGGFVRADALGSAPDTQLYFNPVTYSTAPEGKRPLMNPDPFAGFIISFQPCRPKSRGRIDIRSADPRVSPQIRPNYLSEPEDVEAVIAGGRLIQQMVRTQALRGLIKEAIEPDLGGMSDEQILEDFRQRCGSVFHPIGTCGMGLDARTSVVDTRLRVHGIERLRVVDASIFPTITSGNTNAPTIMVAQKAADLILADNKKVECRDAHQEA; the protein is encoded by the coding sequence ATGAACTTCGAGCAAGAGGCAAGGGACATGGCGGTAATGGGGGCGTTTGACTACATCATCGTGGGCAGCGGTTCGGCAGGTTCGGTAATGGCCGAACGTCTTTCCGCCGACCGCACGGCACGGGTACTGGTACTGGAAGCCGGCGGCAGCGACCGCAAGTTCTTCATCAAGATGCCCATCGGTTACGGGCGTACCTTTTTCGATGAACGGATCAACTGGAAGTACGAGACCGAGCCGGAATCGGCCATCGATTCACGCCGTAGCTACTGGCCGCGCGGGCGGGTCATCGGCGGCTCCAGCTCGATCAACGCCATGGTGTACTGCCGTGGCCTGCCGGTGGATTTCGACAGCTGGGAAAAACTCGGCAATACCGGTTGGGGCTGGTCTGATGTGCTGCCTTACTTCCAACGCTCCGAGCGCCGCGTCGATGCCCAGGGCAACGCCGCGCAGGGCGGCCCGCTGTATGTGTCCGACGTCAGCGCCGAGTTGCATCCGCTGCGCCGGCATTTTTTCGCCGCCGCCCGGGAAGTCGGCCTGCCTTACACCGAGGACTTCAACGGCAGCAGCCCGGAAGGGGTAGGGTCCTACCAGATCAACACCTACAAAGGGATGCGCTGCTCGGCGGCGGATGCCTTCCTGCGTCCGGCCCTGCAGCGTGACAACCTGCGCCTGATGACCCACGCACTGGTGCATCGGGTGTTGTTCGAGGGGCGCCGCGCCGTCGGTGTCGAGTTCGAACAGGATGGCCAGGTGTTTGTCGCCCATGCCCGGCGCGAGGTAATCCTCAGCGCGGGCGCGGTGAACTCGCCGCAACTGCTGCAATTATCCGGCGTGGGGCCCGCCGCGTTGCTCAAGCGTCACGGCATTCCGGTGGTGCTGGACAACGAGGCCGTGGGCGGGCAACTGCAGGACCACCTGGGCATCAACTACTACTACAAGGCCACCGAGCCGACCCTCAACAACCTGCTGCACCCGATGCACGGCAAGTTGTGGGCAGGGCTGCGCTATGTGCTGACTCGCAAGGGCCCGCTGAGTGTCAGCGTCAACCAGTCCGGCGGTTTCGTGCGTGCCGATGCGCTGGGCAGTGCTCCGGACACGCAGCTGTATTTCAACCCGGTGACCTATTCGACCGCTCCGGAAGGCAAGCGCCCGTTGATGAATCCGGACCCGTTCGCGGGGTTCATCATCTCGTTCCAGCCGTGCCGGCCCAAGAGTCGCGGACGCATCGACATCCGCAGCGCCGACCCGCGCGTCAGCCCGCAGATCCGCCCCAATTACCTCTCGGAGCCGGAGGATGTCGAGGCGGTCATCGCCGGTGGCCGCCTGATTCAGCAAATGGTCCGCACCCAGGCCTTGCGCGGCCTGATCAAGGAGGCCATCGAGCCGGATCTGGGCGGCATGTCCGATGAACAGATCCTCGAAGACTTCCGTCAGCGCTGCGGCTCGGTGTTCCATCCCATCGGCACCTGCGGCATGGGGCTGGATGCACGCACCTCGGTGGTCGATACCCGTTTGCGGGTGCATGGCATCGAGCGTCTGCGGGTCGTCGACGCGTCGATCTTCCCCACCATTACTTCGGGCAACACCAATGCCCCAACCATCATGGTCGCGCAGAAAGCAGCGGACCTGATCCTGGCCGATAACAAGAAAGTGGAGTGTCGTGATGCGCATCAAGAAGCTTGA
- a CDS encoding LysR substrate-binding domain-containing protein, translating to MSYKLPHLPWLRTFEAAARSLSFSAAAEDLHMTAAAVSLQIRSLEQYLGFQLFERLPRGVKLTDMGLAYLPSVRKAFDELSLSTVGLFGSRGDCSITVRSTAAFAVLWLAPKLHSFIEAHPDIEIRLLADIWADAQGADQSAVDIRFGDGHWEGFEAELIQKEASIPVCSPAWLERAGSPQALVSLARQNPIHIMGCEDLWTRWFRAAGVAQDCERKGLQVDTSLTALELASAGSGFALVLRSLTRSYIDSGRLVSPFEGELPIDQAHYLLQPKAGKRPSPEVLIFRQWLLETARGQ from the coding sequence ATGTCCTATAAACTCCCCCACCTCCCCTGGTTGCGTACCTTCGAGGCCGCCGCGCGCAGCCTGAGTTTCTCTGCCGCCGCCGAAGACCTGCACATGACGGCCGCCGCCGTCAGCCTGCAAATCCGCTCGCTGGAGCAGTACCTGGGCTTTCAATTGTTCGAGCGCCTGCCGCGCGGCGTGAAGCTGACTGACATGGGCCTGGCGTACCTGCCGTCGGTGCGCAAGGCGTTTGACGAGTTGTCGCTGTCGACCGTGGGGCTGTTCGGCAGTCGCGGCGACTGCTCGATCACCGTGCGCTCCACCGCCGCGTTCGCGGTGCTGTGGCTGGCGCCCAAGCTGCACTCGTTCATCGAGGCGCACCCGGACATTGAAATCCGCTTGCTGGCCGACATCTGGGCAGACGCACAGGGGGCGGACCAAAGCGCGGTGGATATCCGTTTTGGCGACGGACATTGGGAGGGATTCGAAGCTGAGCTGATCCAGAAAGAGGCGTCGATACCGGTGTGCAGCCCGGCCTGGCTTGAGCGTGCCGGATCCCCCCAGGCACTGGTCAGCCTGGCCCGGCAAAACCCGATTCACATCATGGGTTGCGAGGATCTATGGACCCGCTGGTTCCGCGCCGCCGGTGTCGCGCAGGACTGCGAGCGCAAAGGCCTGCAGGTCGACACCTCCCTCACGGCGCTGGAACTGGCCAGCGCCGGCTCGGGCTTCGCCCTGGTGCTGCGCAGCCTGACCAGGTCCTATATCGATTCCGGGCGGCTGGTGTCGCCCTTCGAGGGTGAACTGCCCATTGACCAGGCCCATTACCTGCTGCAGCCCAAGGCCGGGAAACGGCCGAGCCCTGAGGTGCTGATTTTCAGGCAGTGGTTGTTGGAAACGGCGCGGGGTCAGTAA
- a CDS encoding methyl-accepting chemotaxis protein yields the protein MQRDLRGMIEVVRSNAHGVSGMSELLSNGCHEVAGSSQQQSAAASTMAAAASEMTASIEEITRHAERALDMANQAETLAKDGGRVIHQVVNDMDGIARSAQQSAQVIRTLDKESEGIFSIIQVIKGIADQTNLLALNAAIEAARAGEQGRGFAVVADEVRSLAGRTSASTQEIAAMVSRIQQNTREAVTSMEAGVAQVDKGMAVTAEVERAIREILDATLNTTQLVNDISRTIGEQSLASNEIAHQVEMIAGMSEGNSKVIGQTAATTDELSSLAGQLSQSVDRFRL from the coding sequence ATGCAGCGGGATCTGCGCGGCATGATCGAAGTGGTGCGCAGCAACGCCCATGGTGTCAGTGGCATGAGCGAGTTGCTCAGCAACGGTTGCCACGAAGTCGCCGGCAGCAGCCAGCAGCAGAGCGCGGCGGCCAGCACCATGGCGGCCGCCGCCAGCGAAATGACCGCCAGCATCGAAGAAATCACCCGGCACGCCGAGCGCGCTCTGGACATGGCCAACCAGGCCGAAACCCTGGCCAAGGATGGCGGACGGGTGATCCATCAGGTGGTCAACGACATGGACGGCATCGCCCGTTCCGCGCAGCAGTCGGCCCAGGTCATCCGCACGCTGGACAAGGAGTCCGAAGGGATTTTCAGCATCATCCAGGTGATCAAGGGCATCGCCGACCAGACCAACCTGCTGGCCCTGAACGCCGCCATCGAGGCCGCCCGCGCCGGTGAGCAGGGGCGCGGGTTTGCCGTGGTGGCCGACGAAGTGCGCAGCCTGGCCGGGCGCACCAGTGCCTCCACCCAGGAAATCGCCGCCATGGTCTCGCGCATCCAGCAGAACACCCGCGAGGCGGTGACCAGCATGGAGGCGGGCGTGGCCCAGGTCGACAAGGGCATGGCCGTGACCGCCGAGGTCGAACGGGCCATCCGCGAAATCCTCGACGCTACCCTCAACACCACGCAACTGGTCAACGACATCAGCCGCACCATCGGCGAACAAAGCCTGGCCAGTAATGAGATTGCTCACCAAGTGGAGATGATCGCCGGCATGTCCGAAGGCAACAGCAAGGTGATTGGACAGACGGCGGCGACCACCGATGAGTTGTCGAGCCTGGCGGGGCAGCTTTCGCAGTCGGTGGACCGCTTCAGGCTTTGA
- a CDS encoding nuclear transport factor 2 family protein, which yields MKRVKVLVGFLCLFSGYVAAAPSSSDKDVAQAVDHLTDAMLHKNIAQLQALTADNLTYGHSSGKIQDKKAFIDDIETGKSAFKTLEMQNQTISVSGDVALVRHHFSGQAIKGGDVVPTEIENFQVWQKQGGKWLLVGRQAYKF from the coding sequence ATGAAAAGAGTCAAAGTGCTGGTTGGTTTTCTCTGCCTGTTCAGCGGCTATGTCGCCGCCGCCCCCTCGTCCAGTGACAAGGACGTTGCGCAAGCCGTCGATCACCTGACCGATGCGATGCTGCACAAGAACATCGCGCAGCTTCAGGCGCTGACCGCCGACAACCTGACCTACGGGCATTCCAGCGGCAAAATCCAGGACAAGAAGGCCTTCATCGACGATATCGAGACGGGCAAAAGCGCGTTCAAGACCCTGGAAATGCAGAACCAGACCATCAGCGTTTCCGGTGACGTAGCGCTGGTGCGCCATCACTTCTCGGGGCAGGCGATCAAGGGGGGTGACGTGGTTCCGACCGAGATCGAGAACTTTCAGGTCTGGCAGAAACAGGGAGGGAAATGGCTACTTGTAGGACGACAGGCCTATAAATTCTGA
- the nirD gene encoding nitrite reductase small subunit NirD: MNQSNTQRMAARAENVDVWQAVCSQQDLVNDSGVVVWLDGAQVALFYLPGIEGQTLYAIDNHDPQSGANVIGRGLVGSIKGDLVVASPIYKQHFRLEDGSCLEYPEQRLRVWPARLNEGRVEVGIA, encoded by the coding sequence ATGAATCAGTCCAATACCCAACGCATGGCCGCCCGTGCAGAAAACGTCGACGTCTGGCAAGCGGTGTGCAGCCAGCAGGATCTGGTGAACGACTCCGGTGTGGTGGTGTGGCTGGACGGTGCGCAAGTGGCGCTGTTCTACCTGCCGGGCATCGAGGGCCAGACCCTCTACGCCATCGACAACCACGATCCGCAATCGGGGGCCAATGTCATTGGCCGTGGCCTGGTGGGCAGCATCAAGGGCGACCTGGTGGTGGCCTCGCCGATTTACAAACAGCACTTTCGCCTGGAAGACGGCAGTTGCCTGGAGTATCCGGAGCAGCGCTTGCGGGTGTGGCCGGCACGGTTGAATGAGGGCAGGGTGGAGGTCGGCATCGCCTGA
- the nirB gene encoding nitrite reductase large subunit NirB, with amino-acid sequence MNCNVATLNKLQTLVVIGNGMVGHHCVEQLIERGALDRYRLHVFSEEPMRAYDRVHLSEYFTGRDAESLALSDASLYETPGVTLHLGEPVLEIDRVQRQVVTAQGRVAYDKLILATGSYPFVPPIEGAEGESRLVYRTLEDLDAIRAAAANARRGVVVGGGLLGLEAANALKSLGLEAHVVEFAPRLMPVQLDDLGGLALKAQIERLGVGVHLSRATQSISAGEQYRYRMNFANDEFLETDLVVFSAGIRAQDALARQCALEIGPRGGVVIDDTCLSCDPNIYAIGECASWNGSLFGLVAPGYQMARSVAARLCDDSAEPFRGADMSTKLKLLGVDVGSIGDAHANTPGARSYQFIDETCASYRRLVVDASGKHVLGAVLIGDNSYYDTLLQYMQNAIALPAEPAGLILPSSEGAPTLGPGALPESATVCSCHNVTKGAICSAIDGGCTDLGLLKSQTKACTGCGGCAGLLKQVFEHELIARGVSVDKSLCEHFAYTRQELYALVRVEGVISFEELLAKHGRGHTGCDICKPAVGSILASCWNQPIMDPSLVPLQDTNDTFMANMQKNGTYSVVPRIPGGEITADKLIAIGVVAKKYDLYTKITGGQRIDLFGAQLHQLPDIWGELIEAGFETGHAYGKSTRTVKSCVGSTWCRYGVQDSVQMALTLEDRYKGLRSPHKLKFAVSGCTRECAEAQSKDVGVIATEKGWNLYIAGNGGMRPRHAELFATDLDDATLIRYIDRFLMFYIRTADKLQRTSVWRESLEGGLDYLKDVIIHDSLGLGEELESQMQLVVNRYECEWANALKDPEKLKRFRTFVNDKRPDPDIHFVQERGQRRPIMAAELNLIPVKERV; translated from the coding sequence ATGAATTGCAATGTAGCCACGTTGAACAAGCTGCAAACGCTGGTCGTGATCGGCAATGGCATGGTCGGACACCATTGTGTCGAGCAACTGATCGAACGCGGTGCCCTTGACCGCTATCGCCTGCACGTCTTCAGCGAAGAGCCGATGCGCGCCTACGACCGTGTGCATCTGTCCGAGTACTTTACCGGTCGCGATGCCGAGTCGCTGGCGTTGAGCGACGCCTCGCTGTACGAGACGCCGGGCGTCACGTTGCATCTGGGTGAACCGGTGCTGGAAATCGACCGCGTACAGCGCCAGGTCGTCACCGCACAAGGCCGCGTGGCTTACGACAAGCTGATTCTGGCCACCGGTTCCTACCCGTTCGTACCGCCGATCGAAGGCGCCGAAGGCGAGTCGCGCCTGGTGTATCGCACCCTGGAAGACCTCGACGCCATCCGCGCCGCGGCGGCCAATGCCCGGCGCGGTGTGGTGGTGGGCGGTGGCCTGCTCGGCCTGGAGGCGGCCAATGCCCTGAAAAGTCTGGGCCTGGAAGCCCATGTGGTGGAGTTCGCGCCGCGCCTGATGCCGGTGCAACTGGATGACCTCGGTGGCCTGGCGCTCAAGGCGCAGATCGAGCGGCTGGGCGTTGGCGTGCACCTGTCCCGCGCCACGCAGTCGATCAGCGCCGGCGAGCAATACCGCTATCGGATGAACTTCGCCAACGACGAGTTCCTCGAAACCGACCTGGTGGTGTTCTCCGCCGGCATCCGCGCCCAGGATGCACTGGCCCGCCAATGTGCGCTGGAGATCGGCCCGCGCGGCGGCGTGGTGATCGATGACACCTGCCTGAGCTGCGACCCGAACATCTATGCCATCGGCGAATGCGCGTCGTGGAACGGCAGCCTGTTCGGTCTGGTTGCCCCCGGCTACCAGATGGCCCGCAGCGTGGCGGCACGCCTGTGCGACGACAGCGCCGAACCATTCCGTGGCGCCGACATGTCGACCAAGCTCAAGCTGTTGGGAGTGGACGTCGGCTCCATCGGCGATGCCCACGCCAATACCCCCGGCGCGCGCAGCTACCAGTTCATCGACGAGACGTGCGCCAGCTACCGTCGCCTTGTGGTCGACGCCAGCGGCAAGCACGTGCTCGGCGCGGTGCTGATCGGCGACAACAGCTACTACGACACCCTGCTGCAATACATGCAGAACGCGATTGCCTTGCCAGCGGAACCGGCGGGCCTGATCCTGCCGTCGTCCGAAGGCGCGCCGACCCTCGGCCCCGGCGCCTTGCCGGAATCGGCCACGGTTTGCTCGTGCCACAACGTGACCAAGGGCGCCATCTGCTCGGCCATCGACGGCGGCTGCACCGATCTCGGCCTGCTCAAGTCGCAGACCAAGGCTTGCACCGGTTGCGGCGGTTGCGCCGGGCTGCTCAAGCAAGTCTTCGAGCATGAACTGATCGCCCGGGGCGTCAGCGTCGACAAGAGCCTGTGCGAACACTTCGCCTACACCCGCCAGGAGCTGTACGCGCTGGTGCGGGTGGAAGGGGTGATCAGTTTCGAGGAACTGCTGGCCAAGCATGGGCGCGGACACACCGGTTGCGACATCTGCAAACCCGCCGTGGGCTCGATCCTGGCCTCGTGCTGGAACCAGCCGATCATGGACCCCTCGCTGGTGCCGTTGCAGGACACCAACGATACCTTCATGGCCAACATGCAAAAGAACGGCACCTACTCGGTGGTGCCGCGCATTCCCGGCGGCGAAATCACCGCCGACAAGCTGATCGCTATCGGCGTGGTAGCGAAGAAATACGACCTCTACACCAAGATCACCGGCGGCCAGCGCATCGACCTTTTCGGCGCCCAGCTGCATCAATTGCCGGACATCTGGGGTGAACTGATCGAGGCCGGTTTCGAAACCGGTCACGCCTACGGCAAGTCGACCCGCACGGTGAAATCCTGCGTCGGCAGTACCTGGTGCCGCTACGGCGTGCAGGACAGCGTGCAGATGGCCCTGACCCTGGAAGATCGCTACAAGGGCCTGCGTTCGCCGCACAAGCTCAAGTTCGCGGTGTCTGGTTGCACCCGTGAGTGCGCCGAAGCACAGAGCAAGGATGTGGGGGTGATCGCCACCGAGAAGGGCTGGAACCTGTACATCGCCGGCAACGGCGGCATGCGCCCGCGTCATGCCGAACTGTTCGCCACCGATCTGGATGACGCGACGCTGATCCGCTACATCGACCGCTTCCTGATGTTCTACATCCGCACCGCCGACAAGTTGCAGCGCACCTCGGTCTGGCGCGAAAGTCTGGAAGGCGGCCTGGACTACCTCAAGGACGTGATCATCCACGACAGCCTGGGCCTGGGCGAGGAACTCGAGTCGCAGATGCAACTGGTGGTCAATCGTTATGAGTGCGAGTGGGCCAACGCCCTCAAAGACCCGGAAAAGCTCAAGCGCTTCCGCACCTTCGTCAACGACAAACGCCCGGACCCGGACATCCACTTTGTCCAGGAGCGCGGCCAGCGGCGCCCGATCATGGCCGCCGAACTCAACCTCATCCCCGTCAAGGAGCGTGTCTGA
- a CDS encoding SCO family protein — MSTLYSRRSVLQGMSLLSLGLLAGCDDSSKLSFKYGKDLSDKIMGRSFKLTDSQGETRMLGSYRGLMPMIFFGFTQCPAVCPTTLARAAQAKKLMGRDGERLQVVFITLDPERDTPELLDKYVKAFDPSFEALYGTLEETAAVAKEFGVFFEKVPSGDTYTLSHTATSYVFDSRGNLRLGLSASLTAQECAEDLLTVMEVC; from the coding sequence ATGAGTACGTTGTATTCCCGCCGTTCGGTGCTGCAGGGCATGAGCCTGCTGAGCCTCGGCCTGCTGGCTGGCTGCGACGACAGCAGCAAGCTGTCGTTCAAGTACGGCAAGGATCTGAGCGACAAGATCATGGGCCGTTCCTTCAAACTCACCGATTCCCAGGGCGAAACCCGGATGCTCGGCAGCTACCGGGGCCTGATGCCGATGATCTTCTTCGGTTTCACCCAATGCCCGGCGGTCTGCCCGACGACGCTGGCCCGCGCGGCCCAGGCGAAGAAACTGATGGGCCGCGATGGCGAACGCCTGCAGGTGGTCTTCATCACCCTGGACCCCGAGCGCGATACCCCGGAATTGCTCGACAAATACGTCAAGGCCTTCGACCCGAGCTTCGAGGCGCTGTACGGCACGCTGGAAGAAACCGCCGCCGTGGCCAAGGAGTTCGGCGTATTCTTCGAGAAGGTCCCCAGCGGCGATACCTATACCCTGTCCCACACCGCCACCAGTTACGTGTTCGACTCCCGGGGCAATCTGCGCCTTGGCCTGTCCGCGTCCCTTACCGCTCAAGAGTGCGCAGAGGATCTGCTCACTGTCATGGAGGTCTGCTGA
- a CDS encoding copper chaperone PCu(A)C, with translation MTSFCAARIKQLALGVALMGLAWQASAQTQVSDAWVRATVAGQHSSGAFMTLKADSDSKLIKVESPVAKLVQIHQMSMKDDVMRMGQVESVDLPAGKPVSLDPNGYHIMLMDLTAQVADGSKVPLTLTVENAKGEKETIKVEADARALNTMDHSSMDHSKMQ, from the coding sequence ATGACTTCGTTTTGCGCTGCACGTATCAAACAACTCGCCCTGGGCGTTGCCCTGATGGGTCTGGCCTGGCAAGCGTCCGCTCAGACTCAGGTCAGTGACGCCTGGGTCCGTGCCACCGTGGCCGGGCAGCATTCGTCCGGCGCGTTCATGACCCTGAAGGCCGACTCCGACAGCAAGTTGATCAAGGTTGAATCGCCGGTGGCCAAGCTGGTGCAAATCCACCAGATGAGCATGAAAGACGATGTGATGCGCATGGGTCAGGTCGAGTCGGTCGACTTGCCCGCCGGCAAGCCGGTGAGCCTGGATCCCAATGGCTACCACATCATGCTGATGGACCTGACTGCTCAGGTGGCCGATGGCAGCAAGGTGCCGCTGACGTTGACCGTGGAAAATGCCAAGGGCGAGAAAGAGACGATCAAGGTTGAAGCCGATGCCCGTGCGCTCAACACGATGGATCACAGCAGCATGGACCACAGCAAGATGCAGTAA